From the genome of Pseudoxanthomonas sp.:
GCCCGCGCGGGGTCATGATGATGTCCTTCAGTACCTGCGGCAGCTGCAGTTCCTCGATGCTGGGGATCCGGCTGCGGATGGCGCGGATGACCATGCCCACTTCGCCGCGCTGCTTGAACACATTCACGCGGAAACGCCCGGCGTCGGCCAGGGCCACGGCGATGTTGAGCTCCAGGTCGCGCTCGAACTGCGGCACCTGGCCTTCGTCCATCAGCGAATAGGCGATCTTCTTGACCATGCCGGGCGGCAGGCCCGTGTTACCCAGCGGGTAGAGCTTGCCTTCGATCTTGATATAGACGGGCGCGCCGGTGGTCAGGAACATGTCCGACGCGTTCTTTTCCGTCATCAGCTTGAGGAAATAGCCGATGTCCATGATGAGCCCCTGCTGGCTGATGCGCCCGCGCACATTGCAAGTACGGCGTGAGCGTGACGACAATGGTCGCGGATTCCCCTTGAACGCCGCGTACTCAGATGATTCGTAGCTTCGCACAATTCCCAGGGCTGCTGTGTGCGGCCTGCCTGGCCTTCGCGGCCATCTCCACTGCCGATGCGCAGGAAGCTGCCGTTGCCGAGCTGGCCTCGGCACAGGCGGCGGTCCAGCGGGCCACCGATGCCGATGCCGACCAGTACGCACCGGACCTGATCCAGGCCGCGCGCGACAAGGTGTCGCAGGCGCAGGCGCTCACCGAAACCCGCAGTGGTCGCAAGCAGGCGCCGCAGGTGGCGCTGCAGGCGCAGGCCGATGCCGACCTGGCGCGCGCGCGCAGCGAGCAGGCCACCGTCCAGGCCAAGCTGGCCCAGGAACAGTCCGAGATCGACCGCCTACGCAAAGCCCTCAACCTGCCGGAGGGCACGCCATGACGCTGCATCGTTCGCTTGCCCTGGCGGTCCTGTTGTCGCTGGCGGGACCCGCGTTCGCGGCCGATGACGCCGTGCTGGCCCAGTTGAATGCCCGCCTGTCGGCGCTGGACAACAATCCGCAGCTGCGCGAGCAAGGCGCCTACGAGCGTCTGCAGGCCATGCAGGCCATCACGCGCTATGCCGACGCCAAGCGCAGCGAGCGCGATAGCGCGCTCTACGTGGCCCAGCGCCGGGTCGAGATCGCCGAGGTTGCGGCGCAGACGGCGGCGGACAACCGCCAGGTCAACACGCTGGACCAGACCCGCAACGCGCTGCTGCTGGAGGCCAGTCGCCGCGAGACCGCCCGGGTCCGCCAGGAGGCCGAGCGCCTGCGCGTGCAGCAGCAGATCCAGGCCGAGGAAGACGAGCGCGTGCGCCAGCAGGCTGAGGCCGAGGCGGCCGCCCAGGCGGACCAGATCCTGACCAGTGCGACCGGTACCCAGCAGGCCAAGCTGTCCGCGGCCCGCCAGAAGGATTGCCTCGCTGGCCCGCCAGGAGGCCGAGCTGGTGTCCGGCGCCAAGCTGCCCAAGTCCAGCTTCACCGCCGATGGCGCCGAGACCTTCGTCTTGCCAGCCAGCATGTTCGATGCGGGCAAGGCCGGCCTGTCGGCCACCGGTAAGTCTGCCGTGCAGGCCCTGGCGGCCTACATGGATGCCACCAAGGGCGCCAAGCTGCGCGTGGATGGCTACGGCGACAAGCAGGTTCCGGGGGCTCGCCGCTCGGCCGCAGTGCGTGCTGCGCTCATCGCCGCTGGTGTGCCCAAGGCCCGGGCCAGCGATGGCGGGGGCAAGGGTGCCGGGACCAAGGGGCAGGCGGCAGTGGTCACTGTTACGCTTTAAATTTTCGTTAAAAATCAGGCATCTATCTGGATTTTGTGCCAAGGATCGCGATCCGGTTGCGATCTGATCAACGGCTTGCCGGATTGCTGTACGAATGCCTTCCTGGACCCTTGTCGGTCCGCTGGGGCAGGAGTAGGGTCATATCCCCAGGCGGGTCGTGAAAGACCGCCTGGATTGACGGAGACGCCGCGCCAATGAAGCCGATGCCCGACCCAATCCAGCAACCGCACAACGTCCGTCCCGGGCGTCGGTTCGGTGATCCGGTGTTCCCCCACGCCACGCCCTGCGCCGTTGTCCGGCCGGGGCGTTTGCATTTCAGCTGAAGGAGACTCCCATGTTTGAAGGGCAACCACAGTCCGAAATCGAGGCAATGATCAAGACCGATCCAGAGTTCAAGCACCTTTACCAGCGCCATCGCAAGCTCGACAAGAAAGTCACTGACGCCGAGCTTGGCGTCCTTCCCATCGGCGAAGCCACCCTCGGACAGATGAAACGGGAAAAGCTCCTGGCCAAGCAGCGCCTGCTGCGCAAGTACGAGGCAGCGCCGCACTGACGTTCGCAGTCGCGGGTGCCGGTACTTTCCTCGTCGGGATACCGGCATCCGCGCAATTGTTTCCCCGCCAGCGGCGGTCCTGATCGGGCCGCCGTTGGCGTATCAGGGCCTTTCACCCCGGGTCATGAGCGCCTGAACAGACCTTGATGGCGGCAATGCCATAATCGCCGACCCCAATGACGAGCGTGCCTCCCGCATGGCGATCCATTCTTCGGTCCTCGACCTCATCGGCAACACTCCCATCGTCAGGGCGCAGCACCTGGACGTTGGTCCGTGCGAGCTGTACCTGAAGCTGGAGAGCGCCAACCCGGGTGGTTCGATCAAGGACCGCATCGGCTTGTCGATGATCACTGCTGCCGAAGCGCGCGGTGACCTCAAGCCCGGCGCCACGTTGGTCGAAGGCACGGCCGGCAACACCGGCCTGGGCCTGGCGCTGGTGGCCCAGCAGAAGGGCTACCGCCTGATCCTGGTGGTGCCGGACAAGATGAGCCGAGAGAAGATCTTCAACCTGAAGGCGATGGGCGCCGAAGTGGTGCTGACCCGCTCGGATGTGGCCAAGGGCCATCCTGAGTACTATCAGGACCTGGCCGCGCGCATCGCCAGCGAGACGCCTGGGGCCTACTTCATCAACCAGTTCGGCAATCCGGACAATCCGGCCGCGCATGAGTTCGGCACCGGCCCGGAAATCCTGGAGCAGATGGGCGGGGAGCTGGACGCGATCGTCTTCGGTTGCGGTAGTTCCGGCACCATGACCGGCCTGTCGCGCGCCTTCGCCAAGGCCTCACCCAACACCGAACTGGTCCTGGCCGACCCGGTCGGCTCGATCCTCACCGAATACATCAACGAAGGCACCCTGAGCGAGAAGTCCGGCAGCTGGTTGGTGGAAGGCATCGGCGAGGATTTCCTGCCGCCGATCTCCGACTTCAGCCGGGTCAAGCGTGCCTATGCGATTGCTGACCGCGAGAGCTTCCTGACCGCACGTGAGCTGCTGGCCAAGGAGGGCATCCTGGGTGGTTCCTCGACCGGCACGTTGCTGGCCGCGGCACTGCGCTACTGCCGCGAGCAGACCACGCCCAAGAAGGTGCTGGTGTTCGTCTGCGACACCGGCAACAAGTACCTGTCCAAGATGTACAACGACTACTGGATGCTGGACAACGGCTTCGTCGATCGCCCGCAGCACGGGGATCTGCGCGACCTGATCCTACGCCCGTACAGCCAGAAGGACACGGTGGTCGTGGCGCCGACCGACCTGCTGACCACCGCCTACCAGCGCATGAAGCTCTACGACGTCTCGCAGCTACCGGTGATGGAAGGCGAGAAGCTGGTCGGCATCATCGATGAGTCCGACGTGCTGCTGCATGTCTATGGCGACGAGGCGCGCTTCGGCGACCCGGTGTCCACCGCGATGGTCAGCAAGCTGGAGCGACTGGATGTGAAGTCGCCGATCGAAGCACTGCTGCCGGTGTTCGACCGTGGCCAGGTGGCGATCGTCACGGACAAATCCACCGACAAGTTCCTGGGCCTGATCACCCGGATCGACCTGCTGAACTACCTGCGTCGGCGCGTGCAGTGACGCGCATTCAGTTTTAAATTCAGAGGCTTGCGCATGTCACCCCGGTGACGGCGCTGCTAGAATCCAGACCGCACTAACGGAAGTCCTTCATGTCCGAACATACTCGCGGGAGCCAGGACGGCGACAGCACCCTGGCTCTGGCGACGCTTGCCATCCATGGCGGGCAGTCCCCCGATCCAAGCACCGGGGCGGTGATGCCGCCCATCTATGCCACCTCGACCTACGCCCAGCGCAGTCCGGGTGAGCACACTGGCTTCGAATACAGCCGCACGCAGAACCCGACCCGGTTCGCGTACGAGCGCTGCGTGGCCGCATTGGAAGGCGGCAGCCGTGGCTACGCATTTGCCTCCGGCATGGCGGCCACTGCGACCGTGCTGGAGCTGCTGGACAGCGGCAGCCACGTCATCGCCATGGACGACCTGTACGGCGGCAGTTACCGGTTGTTCGAGCGCGTGCGCAAGCGCAGTGCGGGGCTGGACTTCGGCTTCGTCGACCTGACCGATCCGGCTGCGTTCGAGGCGGCGATCACGCCGAATACAAAGATGGTCTGGATCGAAACGCCGACCAATCCGATGCTCAAGATCGTGGACATCGCTGCGATCGCCGACATCGCGCACAAGCACGGCCTGCTGGTGGTGGTCGACAACACCTTCGCCTCGCCGATGCTGCAGCGCCCGCTGGGCCTGGGCGCCGACATCGTGGTGCACTCGGCCACCAAGTACCTCAATGGCCACTCGGATATGGTCGGTGGCATCGCAGTCGTCGGTGCCGATACC
Proteins encoded in this window:
- a CDS encoding cystathionine gamma-synthase; translation: MSEHTRGSQDGDSTLALATLAIHGGQSPDPSTGAVMPPIYATSTYAQRSPGEHTGFEYSRTQNPTRFAYERCVAALEGGSRGYAFASGMAATATVLELLDSGSHVIAMDDLYGGSYRLFERVRKRSAGLDFGFVDLTDPAAFEAAITPNTKMVWIETPTNPMLKIVDIAAIADIAHKHGLLVVVDNTFASPMLQRPLGLGADIVVHSATKYLNGHSDMVGGIAVVGADTELAEQLAFLQNSAGAVQGPFDSFLALRGLKTLHLRMKAHCDNALALAQWLETHDAVSKVIYPGLASHPQHALAVKQMTGFGGIISFELKGGAEAAKRFCEKTQLFTLAESLGGVESLVNVPALMTHASIPVERRARLGISDGLVRLSVGVEDMADLMADLMHALGR
- a CDS encoding pyridoxal-phosphate dependent enzyme, which produces MAIHSSVLDLIGNTPIVRAQHLDVGPCELYLKLESANPGGSIKDRIGLSMITAAEARGDLKPGATLVEGTAGNTGLGLALVAQQKGYRLILVVPDKMSREKIFNLKAMGAEVVLTRSDVAKGHPEYYQDLAARIASETPGAYFINQFGNPDNPAAHEFGTGPEILEQMGGELDAIVFGCGSSGTMTGLSRAFAKASPNTELVLADPVGSILTEYINEGTLSEKSGSWLVEGIGEDFLPPISDFSRVKRAYAIADRESFLTARELLAKEGILGGSSTGTLLAAALRYCREQTTPKKVLVFVCDTGNKYLSKMYNDYWMLDNGFVDRPQHGDLRDLILRPYSQKDTVVVAPTDLLTTAYQRMKLYDVSQLPVMEGEKLVGIIDESDVLLHVYGDEARFGDPVSTAMVSKLERLDVKSPIEALLPVFDRGQVAIVTDKSTDKFLGLITRIDLLNYLRRRVQ
- a CDS encoding YdcH family protein — protein: MFEGQPQSEIEAMIKTDPEFKHLYQRHRKLDKKVTDAELGVLPIGEATLGQMKREKLLAKQRLLRKYEAAPH
- a CDS encoding DUF4398 domain-containing protein, with the translated sequence MIRSFAQFPGLLCAACLAFAAISTADAQEAAVAELASAQAAVQRATDADADQYAPDLIQAARDKVSQAQALTETRSGRKQAPQVALQAQADADLARARSEQATVQAKLAQEQSEIDRLRKALNLPEGTP